The following proteins are co-located in the Myroides profundi genome:
- a CDS encoding glycosyltransferase family 2 protein, whose protein sequence is MLTLLFYIFIAVIVIEILQYIIIYGPLAMSNSLPTKRYADLEPISVIAYVKDQQEKLENFLSVLIQQDYPEYELILVYSASDDESLEILEKFCLTYPNTRLVNVENIEAFWGNKKYALTLGMKVAKYERFIFTEPAVTPISDKWLLAISKGFSSTKKVILGHTKIEKKKRSFINQLIRFQNTYKTINLFSWVSYGRPIHGNAYNQGYNKELFFKVNGFIDHMKTPYGDEYAFINQIGTSSNTTTAHDRDSFVCLQVESKTSTWTGNIKKYDLLLRTSSIFTQFKIRFFSLCHLLFFGLFTTLISFLFNWEIVLGLFVFRYLIIYIYNYKLFKVFDDKDLVWTLPFLEIIHIFITTYYSILHFITRKKI, encoded by the coding sequence ATGCTAACACTTTTATTTTACATTTTCATTGCTGTTATAGTTATAGAAATATTACAGTATATTATCATCTATGGACCACTAGCTATGTCTAATAGCCTTCCGACTAAACGATATGCTGATCTAGAACCTATTTCTGTCATTGCCTATGTAAAAGACCAACAAGAGAAGTTAGAGAACTTTCTATCTGTTCTTATACAACAAGATTATCCTGAATACGAACTTATACTAGTCTATAGTGCATCTGATGACGAAAGCTTAGAAATATTAGAGAAATTCTGTTTAACTTATCCTAATACTAGACTAGTCAATGTAGAAAATATAGAGGCCTTCTGGGGCAATAAGAAGTATGCCTTAACTCTAGGGATGAAGGTGGCTAAGTATGAGCGCTTCATCTTTACAGAACCTGCTGTTACTCCTATATCTGATAAATGGTTGCTAGCGATAAGCAAAGGATTCTCTTCTACTAAGAAAGTAATACTAGGACATACTAAAATCGAAAAAAAGAAAAGGTCTTTTATCAATCAATTAATCCGTTTCCAAAATACGTATAAGACAATAAACCTATTCTCATGGGTGTCGTATGGTAGACCTATCCACGGCAATGCTTATAATCAAGGATACAATAAAGAGTTGTTCTTTAAAGTAAACGGGTTTATAGACCATATGAAAACTCCTTATGGAGATGAGTATGCCTTCATCAATCAAATAGGGACAAGTAGTAATACAACAACCGCACATGACCGCGACAGCTTCGTTTGCTTACAAGTGGAGAGCAAGACTAGTACATGGACAGGTAATATAAAGAAGTATGACTTACTTCTTAGAACCTCATCTATCTTTACACAATTTAAAATTAGATTCTTTAGTCTATGTCACCTTCTGTTCTTCGGGCTATTCACTACGCTGATTAGTTTTCTTTTTAACTGGGAGATTGTACTAGGGTTATTTGTATTCCGTTATTTGATTATATACATCTATAACTATAAGTTATTTAAAGTATTTGATGATAAAGATTTGGTGTGGACACTGCCATTCTTAGAAATTATTCATATTTTTATCACTACGTATTACTCAATACTACATTTTATTACACGTAAAAAAATTTGA
- a CDS encoding RNA polymerase sigma factor has product MKNLVQENILAAQKGDQIAFTFLLNHYWSEVYNFMLKRTANEVDAEDITIETFSKAFTSISKYDPTYAFNTWLISIAKNVHIDMIRKRKNMSFLDINDEENQQYHDIIDDTMNKEDELIQEQNLVIFKSYINLLKPHYQEVIDMRFFQEMSYNEIAEALNEPLNNVKVKIMRAKKLLAEIILKQIDQNFSI; this is encoded by the coding sequence TTGAAAAACTTAGTTCAAGAAAATATCCTAGCAGCTCAAAAGGGAGACCAGATAGCGTTTACCTTCTTGCTAAACCATTATTGGTCTGAAGTATATAACTTTATGCTTAAAAGAACAGCAAATGAAGTGGATGCTGAAGATATTACTATTGAAACTTTTTCGAAGGCATTTACCAGCATCAGTAAGTACGATCCTACTTACGCCTTTAATACTTGGCTGATCAGCATTGCTAAAAATGTGCATATTGATATGATCAGAAAACGTAAGAATATGTCTTTCTTAGATATCAATGACGAGGAGAATCAACAGTATCACGATATCATAGATGATACGATGAACAAAGAAGATGAACTGATACAAGAACAGAATCTAGTGATCTTTAAAAGTTATATCAACTTACTTAAACCCCATTATCAAGAAGTAATAGATATGCGTTTCTTCCAAGAAATGTCTTATAACGAAATCGCAGAAGCCTTAAATGAACCTTTAAACAATGTCAAGGTCAAGATTATGCGTGCTAAAAAACTATTAGCAGAGATTATCCTTAAACAGATAGATCAAAACTTCTCTATCTAA